From a single Planococcus shenhongbingii genomic region:
- the lspA gene encoding signal peptidase II, with translation MFIIYYGIALLIVVLDQWTKWLVVKNMELGERISVMDPYLGWLSHRNRGAAWGMLEGQMWLFAIITVAVVAGILWYFHKHATGKPLFQLSLMVLLGGAIGNFIDRMLRGEVVDFVDVLIPVINYDFPIFNVADAALTAGVVLMIIFIIIDEKQEKKKVS, from the coding sequence ATGTTTATTATTTATTATGGGATTGCACTGCTGATTGTTGTACTGGATCAGTGGACCAAATGGCTGGTAGTAAAAAATATGGAACTGGGTGAACGGATCTCTGTCATGGACCCGTATCTTGGATGGCTTTCGCATCGGAACCGCGGAGCGGCCTGGGGGATGCTGGAAGGGCAGATGTGGCTGTTCGCTATTATCACAGTGGCTGTAGTAGCCGGGATTCTTTGGTATTTTCATAAGCACGCAACCGGAAAACCTTTATTTCAATTAAGTTTGATGGTGCTGCTCGGCGGAGCAATCGGAAACTTTATCGACCGCATGCTGCGCGGTGAAGTCGTAGACTTTGTGGATGTGCTGATTCCTGTCATCAATTACGATTTCCCGATTTTCAACGTGGCGGATGCTGCATTGACAGCGGGTGTTGTGCTGATGATCATATTTATCATCATTGATGAAAAACAAGAAAAGAAAAAGGTGTCTTAA